From a region of the Nonlabens sp. Hel1_33_55 genome:
- a CDS encoding M23 family metallopeptidase, which produces MACQTTNHQLPSQRYKQLSLDSGYEISGDTLIINLQNPVHAPMRYKISTDDPNLKRLIPTNWIQLKSLEDSTIVLRDSAFAKANTSQIQMSILFGDPNVEVRPHPIHLPTALNKPVAMMQVYNGNFSHFKTNSRYALDFTMAEGDTVYAADAGRVIGVIKDYERGGNDVKWTDFANFITIYNNKANWFTQYVHLKKNGAFVKIGDSIVPGQPIGLSGKTGYTSKEHLHFNVFKTTNEGNGIISMPVTFFYVGKGADLKQGEMVTRSSAQNSASK; this is translated from the coding sequence ATGGCCTGCCAAACCACCAACCATCAGTTGCCATCGCAGCGTTACAAGCAATTGTCTTTGGACAGTGGTTATGAAATTTCTGGTGATACTTTGATCATCAACCTACAAAATCCCGTTCACGCGCCAATGCGTTATAAGATTTCAACAGATGACCCTAATCTTAAAAGACTAATTCCCACGAACTGGATACAATTGAAATCTTTAGAGGATAGTACTATTGTTTTGAGGGATTCCGCTTTCGCGAAAGCGAACACATCTCAAATACAGATGTCCATATTATTTGGTGATCCAAATGTAGAGGTACGTCCGCATCCAATCCACCTTCCAACCGCATTAAATAAACCGGTGGCGATGATGCAGGTCTATAATGGTAATTTCTCTCACTTCAAGACAAACTCAAGGTACGCATTGGATTTCACGATGGCAGAAGGTGATACCGTCTATGCCGCAGACGCTGGTCGTGTGATAGGCGTCATCAAGGATTATGAGCGCGGCGGCAATGATGTGAAATGGACAGATTTTGCCAATTTTATAACGATCTACAATAATAAAGCGAACTGGTTCACCCAGTATGTTCATTTGAAAAAGAATGGAGCTTTTGTGAAAATAGGCGATAGCATCGTGCCGGGTCAACCCATTGGACTTTCAGGAAAAACGGGCTACACCAGTAAGGAGCATTTGCATTTCAACGTTTTTAAAACGACAAATGAAGGTAACGGTATAATTTCAATGCCAGTAACCTTTTTTTATGTAGGCAAAGGCGCAGATTTGAAACAAGGTGAAATGGTGACGCGCAGTTCTGCTCAAAATTCTGCATCAAAGTAG
- a CDS encoding hydroxymethylglutaryl-CoA lyase: MEKVKIIECPRDAMQGIKDMIPTADKVQYIQSLLRCGFDTLDFGSFVSPRAIPQMVDTAEVLAQLDLSKTDSKLLAIVANLRGAQDACEHPEIDYLGYPFSISENFQMRNTHKTIAQSVELLQEILDLAFTKGKKVVVYISMGFGNPYGDPWNVDVVGEWTEKLSAMGVEILSLSDTVGTSDPESIDYLFSNLIPKYPKIEFGAHLHTTPDKWHEKIDAAYKAGCRRFDGAIQGFGGCPMAKDELTGNMPTEKMVSYFNAVKADCNVNAMPFESSYNEATKIFRQYH, translated from the coding sequence ATGGAGAAAGTCAAAATCATAGAATGTCCACGTGATGCGATGCAGGGAATCAAGGATATGATTCCAACTGCAGATAAGGTTCAATACATACAATCGCTGTTGCGGTGTGGTTTTGATACGCTGGATTTTGGCAGTTTTGTTTCTCCACGAGCGATTCCGCAAATGGTTGATACCGCAGAAGTTCTCGCGCAACTGGACCTCTCAAAAACCGATTCCAAACTTCTAGCTATCGTAGCAAACTTGCGAGGTGCGCAAGATGCCTGTGAGCATCCAGAAATTGATTACTTAGGTTATCCATTTTCTATTTCGGAGAATTTCCAAATGCGGAATACCCACAAAACCATTGCACAGTCGGTTGAATTGTTACAGGAAATTTTAGATCTCGCTTTCACGAAAGGGAAAAAAGTCGTCGTCTATATATCCATGGGATTTGGAAATCCTTACGGTGACCCTTGGAATGTAGATGTAGTAGGCGAGTGGACCGAAAAATTAAGCGCCATGGGCGTTGAGATCTTGTCATTATCAGACACCGTTGGAACCTCAGATCCAGAATCTATTGATTATCTATTTTCTAATTTGATTCCTAAATACCCAAAAATTGAATTTGGCGCACACTTACACACCACGCCAGACAAATGGCATGAGAAAATAGATGCTGCTTACAAAGCCGGTTGCCGCAGATTTGATGGAGCGATACAAGGATTCGGCGGTTGTCCGATGGCAAAGGACGAACTTACCGGCAATATGCCAACTGAGAAAATGGTAAGTTATTTCAACGCTGTAAAAGCAGATTGCAACGTCAACGCGATGCCTTTTGAGAGTAGCTATAATGAGGCTACCAAAATTTTTAGGCAGTATCATTAA
- the paaE gene encoding 1,2-phenylacetyl-CoA epoxidase subunit PaaE translates to MNKFHDIRLSEVYKETEDTTVLAFDVPEELRSDFDYRQGQFLTLRATINGEDVRRSYSLCSSPLDQEWKVAVKEIFEGKFSTYVNRELKTGDTLQVAAPSGDFGIECVDEKQTKNYIAFAAGSGITPMLSIIKTHLQSEPNAKFKLFYLNRTAKSIIFKEEIEALKNKYLSRFEVFYFLSREHRDIPLFNGRFDKEKLQQLTQTLINAPHTDEAFICGPEEMIFLIRDELVAAGMEKENVHFELFVSGLSDADKARAAAALEKKVQGVDVTIIDGSKEFHFVLADEFDNVLDGAIAAGADLPYACKGGVCSTCKCKVEEGSVEMKVNYALSDDEVAKGYVLSCVSVPTSKKLVVNYDV, encoded by the coding sequence GTGAACAAATTCCACGACATACGATTATCAGAGGTTTACAAAGAAACCGAAGACACTACAGTACTTGCTTTTGATGTGCCTGAAGAGCTAAGATCTGACTTTGATTACCGTCAAGGACAGTTTTTGACCTTGAGGGCAACTATCAATGGCGAAGACGTGAGACGCAGCTATTCGTTGTGTAGCAGTCCGCTGGATCAAGAGTGGAAAGTGGCCGTCAAAGAAATATTTGAAGGGAAGTTTTCTACCTATGTCAATCGTGAACTTAAAACCGGAGACACATTGCAAGTTGCTGCTCCTAGCGGTGATTTCGGGATTGAATGCGTCGATGAAAAGCAGACTAAAAACTATATTGCTTTTGCTGCTGGTAGTGGTATCACGCCTATGTTGAGTATTATTAAGACGCATTTACAAAGCGAGCCAAATGCCAAATTCAAGTTATTCTACTTGAACCGCACGGCAAAATCCATTATCTTCAAAGAAGAGATTGAGGCTCTGAAAAACAAATACTTAAGTAGGTTTGAAGTCTTTTATTTTTTGAGCAGAGAGCATAGAGATATCCCTTTGTTCAATGGAAGATTTGACAAAGAGAAATTACAACAGCTGACTCAAACTTTGATAAATGCTCCGCATACAGATGAAGCTTTTATTTGCGGTCCAGAAGAGATGATTTTCTTGATTAGGGACGAATTGGTTGCCGCTGGAATGGAGAAAGAAAATGTTCATTTCGAACTGTTTGTGAGTGGTTTGAGTGATGCAGACAAAGCCAGAGCAGCCGCTGCACTAGAGAAAAAGGTTCAAGGTGTAGACGTGACCATTATTGATGGTAGTAAAGAGTTCCATTTTGTTTTGGCAGATGAATTTGACAACGTTCTCGATGGAGCGATAGCCGCTGGTGCAGATTTACCATACGCCTGCAAAGGTGGCGTTTGCAGCACATGTAAATGCAAGGTAGAAGAAGGAAGTGTTGAGATGAAAGTCAATTATGCATTGAGTGATGATGAGGTGGCAAAAGGCTACGTGTTAAGTTGTGTAAGCGTACCCACCAGTAAGAAATTAGTAGTGAATTATGATGTTTGA
- the paaA gene encoding 1,2-phenylacetyl-CoA epoxidase subunit PaaA encodes MSEAEIKSLEEQFDAKIARDEKIEPKDWMPEKYRKTHIRQISQHAHSEIVGMLPEGNWITRAPSLRRKVALLAKVQDEAGHGLYLYSACETLGITREQMYEDLHSGKAKYSSIFNYPTVTWADMGAIGWLVDGAAIINQVPLCNTSFGPYARAMVRVCKEESFHQRQGYEIMLSLCNGSEEQKAMAQDALNRWWWPSLMMLGPTDAESTHTEQSMKWKLKRKTNDELRQQFIDQTVPQADILGLTIPDTDLKWNEETGHYDFGEINWDEFWQVVKGHGPMNKSRLDARRNAWEGGSWVREAATAYADKQRARKEQAVQVS; translated from the coding sequence ATGAGCGAAGCAGAAATCAAGAGTTTAGAAGAGCAATTTGATGCAAAAATTGCCCGTGACGAGAAAATCGAGCCCAAAGACTGGATGCCAGAAAAATATCGTAAAACGCACATACGCCAGATTTCCCAGCATGCGCATTCTGAAATTGTAGGGATGTTGCCAGAAGGGAATTGGATTACTCGTGCTCCATCTTTACGACGTAAAGTGGCTTTGCTTGCCAAGGTTCAAGATGAGGCTGGACATGGTTTGTATTTATACAGCGCTTGTGAGACTTTAGGCATCACGCGTGAGCAGATGTATGAAGATTTGCATTCAGGTAAAGCAAAATATTCCTCCATCTTTAATTACCCAACGGTTACTTGGGCCGATATGGGTGCTATAGGTTGGTTAGTTGATGGTGCAGCAATTATCAATCAAGTACCGTTATGTAATACGTCTTTCGGACCTTATGCTCGTGCGATGGTGCGTGTGTGCAAGGAAGAAAGTTTTCACCAGCGTCAAGGTTACGAAATCATGTTATCCTTATGTAATGGTAGTGAAGAGCAAAAAGCTATGGCTCAAGATGCATTGAATCGTTGGTGGTGGCCATCACTAATGATGCTAGGCCCAACAGATGCAGAAAGTACGCACACAGAACAATCCATGAAATGGAAGCTGAAACGTAAAACCAATGACGAATTACGTCAGCAGTTTATTGATCAAACTGTACCACAAGCAGATATTTTAGGCTTGACCATTCCAGACACCGATTTGAAATGGAATGAAGAGACAGGACATTATGATTTTGGCGAGATCAATTGGGATGAATTTTGGCAAGTAGTAAAAGGCCACGGACCAATGAACAAGTCAAGACTGGATGCAAGACGTAATGCTTGGGAAGGTGGATCTTGGGTGCGTGAAGCAGCTACGGCTTATGCAGACAAGCAACGAGCGAGAAAAGAACAAGCAGTGCAAGTATCATAA
- the paaB gene encoding 1,2-phenylacetyl-CoA epoxidase subunit PaaB, with translation MSDKREIPLWEVFIRSKNGLEHRHCGSLHAEDAEMAMNNARDVYTRRNEGVSIWVVESTNITASSPEDSGSLFEPANDKVYRHPTFYELPDELKHM, from the coding sequence ATGTCAGATAAAAGAGAAATTCCACTTTGGGAAGTATTTATAAGATCTAAAAATGGTCTGGAGCACCGTCATTGCGGTAGCCTCCATGCCGAAGATGCAGAAATGGCCATGAACAATGCTCGCGATGTCTACACAAGACGTAATGAAGGCGTCAGCATTTGGGTAGTGGAATCTACCAACATCACCGCAAGCAGTCCTGAGGATAGCGGTTCTCTATTTGAACCAGCTAACGATAAGGTCTATAGACATCCTACTTTTTATGAGTTGCCTGATGAACTTAAACATATGTAG
- a CDS encoding four helix bundle protein: protein MGDKPYDVEERLIEFAAQVTIEFKFPLKNYASKYYAEQLIRSSGSSALNYGEFAGASTIKDRANKLRIAFKEMKECHNNLRIQQRAKLLKEKQVDLIDESLQLCKILSTIIKNLK from the coding sequence ATGGGCGATAAACCTTACGATGTCGAAGAACGACTAATTGAGTTTGCAGCGCAGGTTACGATAGAATTTAAATTTCCTCTTAAAAATTATGCTTCAAAATATTATGCAGAGCAACTTATCAGATCATCGGGTAGTTCCGCTCTGAATTATGGCGAGTTTGCTGGAGCATCAACGATAAAGGACAGAGCGAATAAATTAAGAATCGCCTTCAAGGAAATGAAGGAATGTCATAACAACCTGCGCATTCAGCAACGAGCTAAGTTATTGAAAGAAAAACAAGTGGATTTGATAGATGAATCTTTACAGCTTTGTAAAATCCTATCCACAATTATTAAGAACCTAAAATAA
- the paaC gene encoding 1,2-phenylacetyl-CoA epoxidase subunit PaaC produces MAKPIKELNPTFLESKENKQLLINYLLGVADNYLILGQRLGELCGHGPNLEPDIAITNISLDLLGQVRSYYQYIAQLKGDKTTEDDIAFLRTEREYKNVLLVEQPNTDFAYVIVRQYFFDVYNQLFLNALQQSADETLRALAFKGIKEASYHERFSGDWLKRLGDGTEESKAKAQEAVNNLWIFTDELFHKMEADTAMVEAGVAPDMLQLKEYYYEKIEEQLTIATLGIPEVEYFQKGGKQGIHSEHMGYLLSEMQYMQRTYPNSRW; encoded by the coding sequence ATGGCGAAACCAATAAAAGAATTAAACCCAACTTTCCTAGAATCAAAGGAAAACAAACAACTCCTAATAAATTACTTATTAGGAGTAGCTGATAATTACTTGATTCTTGGTCAGCGATTGGGCGAGCTTTGTGGTCATGGGCCTAATCTAGAACCAGACATTGCAATTACCAATATATCGCTGGATCTATTGGGACAGGTGCGCAGTTACTACCAATACATTGCACAGTTGAAAGGTGATAAAACGACTGAAGACGATATTGCCTTTTTGCGAACTGAACGCGAATACAAAAATGTATTATTGGTAGAGCAACCCAATACAGATTTCGCTTACGTGATCGTACGTCAATATTTCTTTGATGTTTACAATCAGCTTTTCCTAAACGCGCTACAGCAAAGTGCTGATGAAACTTTGAGAGCGCTAGCTTTTAAAGGAATAAAGGAAGCGAGTTATCACGAGCGTTTTTCTGGTGACTGGCTCAAGCGTTTGGGTGACGGAACCGAAGAGAGCAAGGCCAAAGCTCAAGAAGCGGTCAATAATCTTTGGATTTTCACAGATGAGCTTTTCCACAAAATGGAGGCTGATACCGCAATGGTAGAAGCTGGAGTTGCTCCAGATATGCTGCAGCTAAAGGAATATTATTACGAGAAAATAGAAGAACAACTGACGATAGCAACCTTAGGTATTCCAGAAGTAGAATACTTTCAGAAAGGCGGTAAGCAAGGCATTCACAGTGAGCATATGGGATATTTATTAAGTGAGATGCAATACATGCAGCGCACGTATCCTAATTCGCGCTGGTAA
- the paaD gene encoding 1,2-phenylacetyl-CoA epoxidase subunit PaaD, protein MIQNFNITPELQEILESVMDPEIPVLNVVDLGVIREVKVDGKEITIKLTPTYSGCPAMDVIGDDLERAFAKAGYTTNVQLIMSPPWTTDWITERGRKALEKYGIAAPLEESADKDVLLNDKKLVKCTNCGSKNTKLVSQFGSTACKAMFQCEDCQEPFDYFKCLK, encoded by the coding sequence ATGATCCAGAACTTCAACATAACTCCAGAACTCCAAGAAATTCTTGAATCCGTTATGGATCCAGAGATTCCTGTATTGAATGTGGTTGACCTGGGAGTGATCCGAGAGGTTAAGGTTGATGGGAAGGAAATTACTATCAAGTTAACACCTACCTATAGCGGTTGTCCAGCGATGGATGTGATAGGTGATGATTTGGAACGCGCTTTCGCGAAAGCGGGCTACACCACAAACGTACAACTCATTATGAGTCCGCCGTGGACTACAGATTGGATTACAGAACGTGGTCGCAAGGCTCTGGAAAAGTACGGTATCGCTGCACCATTGGAAGAATCTGCAGACAAGGACGTATTATTAAACGATAAGAAATTAGTAAAATGTACCAATTGCGGTTCTAAAAACACCAAATTGGTCAGCCAATTCGGTTCCACAGCTTGCAAGGCAATGTTTCAATGTGAGGATTGCCAGGAGCCATTTGATTATTTTAAATGTTTGAAATAA
- a CDS encoding enoyl-CoA hydratase-related protein, which yields MSDSIQLEINNGIAEITFNRPQVFNSFNKEMAFALQDALDRCKKDDVRAVMITGNGKAFCAGQDIQEITDPQLNPGFEAILDDHYNPIVVKIRNLEKPVVAAVNGVAAGAGANLALCCDIVIATESAAFIQAFSKIGLIPDSAGTFFLPRLIGFGKASAAMMLANKITATEADQLGMIYKVVKDEEFLAFAKATTEKLALLPTKALANTKQALNESMNNNLEQQLALESKLQIQSANTADYEEGVAAFMEKRKPNFKGK from the coding sequence ATGTCAGATTCCATCCAACTAGAAATTAATAACGGCATTGCCGAAATTACATTCAACCGCCCTCAGGTCTTCAATTCCTTTAATAAGGAAATGGCCTTTGCGCTGCAAGACGCTCTAGATCGTTGTAAGAAAGATGATGTGAGAGCGGTAATGATTACAGGGAATGGCAAGGCATTTTGCGCAGGTCAAGACATTCAAGAAATTACAGATCCACAATTGAATCCAGGGTTTGAAGCTATTTTAGACGATCATTACAATCCAATTGTGGTAAAAATCCGCAATTTGGAAAAACCAGTTGTTGCGGCTGTAAATGGCGTTGCCGCTGGTGCTGGAGCCAACCTTGCATTGTGTTGTGATATTGTGATAGCGACTGAAAGTGCCGCTTTCATCCAGGCATTTTCCAAAATTGGTTTGATTCCAGATAGTGCTGGGACGTTCTTTTTGCCACGTCTTATCGGTTTTGGCAAAGCAAGTGCTGCCATGATGCTCGCCAATAAAATCACAGCAACTGAAGCTGATCAATTGGGAATGATATACAAAGTAGTAAAAGATGAAGAGTTTCTCGCTTTCGCGAAAGCGACCACAGAAAAGCTTGCGTTGCTACCCACAAAAGCTTTGGCTAACACGAAACAAGCCTTGAACGAATCCATGAACAACAATCTAGAGCAACAATTAGCGCTAGAATCCAAATTACAAATCCAGAGCGCCAATACGGCCGACTATGAAGAAGGTGTGGCAGCATTTATGGAGAAAAGAAAGCCGAATTTCAAAGGCAAATAG
- a CDS encoding metal-dependent hydrolase, giving the protein MDSLTQIVLGAAVGEAVLGRKIGNKAMLYGAIAGTIPDLDVLARNFVDTITATEAHRGFSHSILFCVLVAPIFGWLVNKIEVKKKLGWKPWAWLFFWGFFTHPLLDCFTTWGTQLFWPFDWRIAFNSIFVIDPLYTIPFMVCVIWAMFLKRTSSKRRKINWAGIMISSTYLALTVVLKLVATQKFKDRLDSQNIEYKEISTRPAAFNTILWNSNVETANSYLLGDYSFFDTQPIKFDDYPKNRRAEPVYESAQAREDLERLKDIAQGWYLMENKDGQWYFYDLRFGLRPVNEEEEAFVFAYIVEEGKDGLIVNETEKNLEDAGLIFSQLWQRTQGN; this is encoded by the coding sequence TTGGATAGCTTAACCCAAATCGTATTAGGAGCAGCAGTAGGCGAGGCTGTTTTGGGTCGCAAGATCGGCAATAAAGCGATGCTATATGGAGCGATTGCTGGCACCATTCCAGATCTGGATGTGCTAGCAAGAAATTTTGTTGATACGATTACTGCAACCGAAGCGCACCGCGGCTTCAGTCACTCCATCCTGTTTTGCGTTCTTGTCGCACCGATTTTTGGCTGGTTGGTCAATAAGATAGAGGTCAAGAAAAAATTGGGATGGAAACCTTGGGCGTGGTTGTTCTTCTGGGGATTCTTCACGCATCCGTTGCTTGATTGCTTTACAACTTGGGGAACGCAACTGTTCTGGCCATTTGACTGGAGAATTGCCTTCAACAGCATTTTTGTTATCGATCCGTTGTATACAATACCGTTTATGGTTTGTGTGATTTGGGCGATGTTTTTGAAGCGGACTTCCTCCAAACGCAGGAAAATTAATTGGGCAGGAATCATGATCAGTTCTACCTATCTGGCGCTGACGGTAGTTTTGAAATTGGTCGCTACTCAAAAATTTAAGGACAGATTAGATAGTCAAAACATAGAATACAAAGAGATATCCACCAGACCTGCTGCATTCAATACTATTCTTTGGAATTCAAATGTTGAAACTGCGAATTCCTACTTGCTGGGTGACTATTCGTTTTTTGACACGCAACCCATCAAGTTTGATGATTATCCTAAGAATAGACGGGCAGAGCCTGTTTATGAATCGGCACAGGCAAGAGAAGATCTAGAAAGGTTGAAGGACATTGCTCAAGGCTGGTATTTGATGGAAAATAAAGATGGGCAGTGGTACTTCTACGACCTGAGATTTGGATTGAGACCTGTTAATGAGGAGGAAGAAGCGTTTGTATTTGCCTATATTGTAGAAGAAGGTAAGGACGGCTTGATCGTAAATGAAACCGAAAAGAATCTAGAAGATGCTGGTTTGATTTTCAGTCAATTATGGCAGCGTACACAAGGCAATTAA
- a CDS encoding four helix bundle protein: MKAQDLEDRLIEFAVSVIRACKFLDQSFASQHLSKQLIRSTTSVALNYGEARGGESTRDYLHKMKICLKELRESYINLKIQKGADLITNIELIDSLLDENNQLISIFVVSIKNTKTI, translated from the coding sequence ATGAAAGCACAAGATTTAGAGGATAGATTGATAGAATTTGCAGTTTCGGTGATCAGAGCTTGTAAATTTTTGGATCAAAGTTTCGCTTCTCAGCATCTCTCAAAGCAACTGATCCGATCAACAACATCTGTCGCATTGAATTATGGAGAGGCACGTGGTGGAGAATCTACCAGAGACTATTTGCACAAAATGAAAATTTGTCTCAAAGAATTAAGAGAGTCTTACATCAATTTAAAAATTCAAAAAGGTGCGGATCTAATAACTAATATTGAACTTATCGATTCCCTACTTGATGAAAACAATCAATTGATATCGATTTTTGTGGTCAGTATCAAAAACACGAAGACTATATAG
- a CDS encoding 3-hydroxyacyl-CoA dehydrogenase NAD-binding domain-containing protein: MTNQKSKIKNQDSSINRVGIIGAGTMGSGIAQVAATAGCQVKLFDLNEEQLKNAEFALEKILSRLVQKSRIDETEKSRIQSNIQYVNTLEDLSDSDLTIEAIVENLEVKKKVFGELETLVSADCIIASNTSSLSITSIAASLENPERCLGIHFFNPAPLMKLVEIIPAVQTDESITDMCVSTIKNWGKTTAVAKDTPGFIVNRVARPFYSEALRMYEEGMAEVPMLDKIVRQMGFRMGPFELMDFIGHDVNYVVTESVFAAFYFDPRYKPSLTQKRLVEAGWLGRKSGRGFYKFEDGNKIEPDHDPEMLTGADIKAIQDRLLVMLINEAADALYLKIAIAKDLDNAMTKGVNYPKGLLAWADEKGLPWCVQQLDALYDFYREDRYRCSPLLRSKASKKEKFFPV, encoded by the coding sequence ATGACAAATCAAAAATCAAAAATCAAAAATCAAGATTCTTCAATCAATAGGGTAGGAATAATAGGCGCTGGAACTATGGGAAGCGGTATTGCTCAAGTGGCAGCTACAGCAGGATGTCAGGTTAAACTATTTGACCTGAATGAAGAACAATTGAAGAATGCAGAATTCGCTCTAGAAAAAATCTTAAGCCGATTGGTTCAGAAATCTAGAATTGATGAAACCGAAAAAAGTCGGATTCAAAGTAATATTCAATATGTCAACACGCTAGAAGATTTATCAGACAGCGACCTGACCATTGAGGCGATTGTTGAAAACCTTGAGGTAAAGAAAAAAGTCTTTGGCGAACTTGAAACCTTAGTATCCGCCGATTGTATCATTGCATCCAACACCTCGAGTTTGAGTATTACCAGTATTGCCGCGTCGCTGGAAAATCCAGAACGCTGCTTAGGTATTCATTTTTTCAATCCAGCGCCATTGATGAAGCTCGTAGAGATCATTCCTGCAGTTCAAACTGATGAAAGTATCACTGACATGTGCGTCTCCACAATTAAAAATTGGGGTAAGACAACTGCAGTAGCAAAAGATACACCTGGGTTTATAGTCAATCGTGTAGCGAGACCTTTCTACAGTGAGGCTTTAAGAATGTATGAAGAAGGAATGGCAGAGGTTCCTATGCTGGATAAAATTGTGCGACAAATGGGTTTCCGTATGGGGCCTTTTGAACTCATGGATTTTATAGGTCACGACGTAAATTATGTGGTAACCGAATCGGTTTTTGCGGCATTCTACTTTGATCCTCGATACAAACCGTCATTGACCCAAAAACGATTGGTAGAAGCAGGCTGGCTGGGAAGAAAATCAGGAAGAGGTTTTTACAAGTTTGAAGACGGTAACAAAATCGAACCAGACCACGATCCAGAAATGCTCACTGGCGCTGATATCAAAGCGATCCAAGACCGACTCTTAGTCATGCTTATCAATGAGGCCGCAGATGCATTATACTTGAAAATTGCTATCGCAAAAGATCTAGACAATGCAATGACCAAAGGTGTGAACTACCCTAAAGGATTACTCGCCTGGGCCGATGAAAAAGGACTGCCCTGGTGTGTACAACAGCTAGATGCTTTGTATGATTTCTATAGAGAAGATCGCTACCGATGTTCACCTTTATTGCGCAGTAAGGCAAGTAAGAAAGAGAAGTTTTTTCCAGTATGA
- a CDS encoding PaaI family thioesterase yields the protein MIEGTKIPAKMLSLDPFSKWLGIEIISVEVGRVKLGMTIRPEMLNSMGKAHGGITYALADSAFGFTSNTHGKKAVSIETSINHIEALEAGDYITAECTLDKTKTKVGFNIVEVKKGDELVALFKGVVYRTNRDWE from the coding sequence ATGATAGAAGGAACAAAAATCCCAGCCAAAATGCTTTCCTTAGATCCATTTTCTAAATGGCTAGGTATTGAAATCATTAGTGTTGAAGTAGGCAGAGTGAAATTAGGAATGACCATTAGACCAGAAATGCTCAATAGCATGGGCAAAGCACATGGAGGTATTACATACGCTTTGGCAGATTCTGCCTTTGGGTTCACTTCAAACACGCATGGCAAAAAAGCAGTTTCCATCGAGACCAGCATCAATCACATAGAAGCGCTGGAAGCAGGCGATTACATCACTGCAGAGTGCACGCTGGATAAAACCAAAACCAAAGTCGGTTTCAACATCGTTGAGGTGAAGAAAGGCGATGAGCTAGTAGCACTTTTTAAAGGTGTAGTTTATAGAACAAATAGAGACTGGGAATAA
- a CDS encoding four helix bundle protein gives MKSVYHFKFEDLLVYQKAMDFAEMVDEITKTFPQRELYALSSQYRRASDSIGLNIAEGYPGSDGQFVKHINHAIHSANECVSASTKAYRRKYISFDQNEECRRRLVEITKMLSGLRRKILERSSKN, from the coding sequence ATGAAAAGTGTCTATCATTTCAAGTTTGAAGATCTATTGGTTTATCAAAAAGCCATGGACTTTGCAGAAATGGTAGATGAAATCACCAAGACATTTCCACAAAGAGAATTATACGCTCTAAGCTCACAATATAGACGTGCCTCTGACTCGATAGGTTTAAACATCGCAGAAGGTTATCCTGGTAGTGACGGCCAGTTTGTGAAACACATCAATCACGCTATTCATTCTGCAAACGAATGTGTATCTGCATCGACGAAAGCTTACCGTAGAAAATATATTTCTTTTGATCAAAATGAAGAATGCCGCAGGCGATTGGTTGAAATAACTAAAATGCTATCTGGCCTAAGGAGAAAGATTCTGGAGCGCAGTAGTAAAAACTAA